In Populus alba chromosome 1, ASM523922v2, whole genome shotgun sequence, a single window of DNA contains:
- the LOC118039252 gene encoding cinnamoyl-CoA reductase-like SNL6 — MAPASFNPISNTVCVMDASGNLGLSLVQRLLQRGYMVHAAVQNHNCELQLNGLSCENKKLKIFEADPFDYKSIIAALRSCSGLFYTFEPPEDQPTYDESMTEVEVRAAHNVLEACAQTETIDKVVFTSSATAVIWREDRKSEIADFDERHWSDINFCRKFKLWHALSKTLAEKTTWALAMDRGVNMVSVNAGLLVSPDLSIKNPYLTGAAELYEDGVFVTVDLNFLVDAHICIYEDVSSYGRYLCFNHVVNRHDDAIELASMLTPAAPPPPQSFDQDVKIIQQRISNKKLNELMVGFESGSQLVD; from the exons ATGGCACCTGCTTCTTTCAATCCTATTTCAAACACAGTTTGTGTAATGGATGCTTCAGGCAACCTTGGCTTGAGCTTGGTTCAAAGGCTCCTCCAAAGAGGCTACATGGTTCATGCTGCAGTTCAAAACCATAATT GTGAGTTGCAACTCAACGGTCTATCTTGCGAAAACAAGAAGCTGAAGATTTTCGAAGCAGACCCTTTTGACTATAAGAGCATAATCGCTGCATTAAGAAGTTGTTCTGGTTTGTTCTACACCTTTGAGCCTCCAGAAGACCAGCCCACTTATGAT GAATCCATGACAGAAGTGGAGGTGAGAGCAGCACACAATGTTCTAGAAGCATGTGCACAAACTGAAACAATTGACAAGGTTGTGTTCACATCCTCAGCCACTGCTGTTATCTGGAGAGAAGATCGCAAATCCGAGATAGCAGACTTTGATGAGAGACACTGGAGTGACATCAATTTCTGTCGTAAATTTAAG TTATGGCATGCCCTATCAAAAACACTAGCAGAGAAGACAACATGGGCGTTGGCAATGGACAGAGGAGTGAATATGGTATCTGTTAATGCAGGCTTGCTGGTGAGTCCTGATCTTTCCATCAAGAACCCATATCTGACAGGAGCAGCAGAATTGTATGAAGATGGGGTTTTTGTGACTGTTGACCTAAATTTCCTGGTGGATGCCCACATATGCATCTATGAAGATGTGTCATCGTATGGACGCTATCTGTGCTTCAATCATGTTGTTAATCGGCACGACGATGCTATCGAGCTTGCTTCCATGTTAACTCCCGCCGCACCTCCACCCCCTCAGAG CTTTGACCAGGACGTGAAGATCATTCAACAAAGGATAAGCAACAAGAAATTGAACGAATTGATGGTTGGTTTTGAGAGCGGTTCCCAGCTTGTGGATTGA
- the LOC118039253 gene encoding zinc finger CCCH domain-containing protein 12, with protein sequence MDYNRDFSGGNVIPITGPDSWISNSSDSNSVWATEDDYRFWNNSDGLNDNTPSNSNYQSSETLSGSEPPNKKSKNNSQELNSKKSIGKMFFKTKLCCKFRAGTCPYITNCNFAHSMEELRRPPPNWQEIVAAHEEERGNTVDAREEFQIPSIVGFGAETQRSYKGRHCKKFYTEEGCPYGDNCTFLHDEQSKNRESVAISLGPGGYGGGGSGGGGGGGGGVGGGGGGGGGGAGGGGGGGGGNAGSNAVNVKPSNWKTRICNKWELTGYCPFGNKCHFAHGVGELHRYGGGLVEMDAKDSAFVPVESKQGGVPSKTPPETVVSSVTSVPNSDVYHLGVPSQKSSILIQRSGQRTHQKWKGPDKISRIYGDWIDDIE encoded by the exons ATGGATTACAATAGGGATTTTTCTGGTGGAAATGTAATTCCAATTACTGGTCCAGATAGCTGGATTTCAAATTCCTCTGATTCCAATTCTGTTTGGGCCACAGAAGATGATTACCGTTTTTGGAATAATTCTGATGGCCTTAATGACAACACTCCTTCCAATTCCAATTACCAATCCTCAGAAACACTTTCTGGTAGCGAACCACCAAATAAGAAATCGAAAAACAATTCCCAGGAATTGAATTCAAAGAAATCGATtgggaaaatgtttttcaagaccAAACTTTGCTGTAAGTTCCGGGCAGGCACATGCCCTTACATCACAAACTGCAACTTTGCACACAGCATGGAGGAGCTTCGGCGTCCACCTCCAAACTGGCAGGAGATAGTGGCTGCGCATGAAGAAGAGAGAGGGAACACAGTGGATGCCAGAGAGGAATTTCAAATCCCATCAATAGTGGGATTTGGAGCGGAGACACAGCGGTCTTATAAAGGGAGGCATTGTAAGAAGTTTTATACAGAGGAAGGGTGTCCGTATGGAGATAATTGCACGTTTTTGCACGACGAGCAGTCAAAGAATCGGGAGAGTGTGGCAATAAGTTTGGGGCCTGGAGGGTATGGAGGGGGTGGtagtggtggaggaggaggaggaggtggtggagttggaggtggaggtggaggtggaggtggaggagcaggaggaggaggaggaggaggaggaggaaatgCAGGTAGCAATGCAGTTAATGTGAAGCCATCAAATTGGAAGACAAGAATTTGTAACAAGTGGGAACTTACAGGATATTGCCCATTTGGGAATAAGTGTCACTTTGCTCATGGAGTAGGAG AGTTACACCGTTACGGTGGAGGGCTTGTGGAGATGGATGCAAAAGATTCTGCTTTTGTCCCTGTTGAGTCAAAGCAGGGAGGAGTGCCTTCAAAAACTCCACCAGAAACTGTGGTCTCATCAGTTACTTCTGTGCCTAATTCAGATGTTTATCACCTTGGAGTTCCGTCACAGAAATCATCTATTCTTATTCAGAGGTCTGGACAAAGAACTCATCAGAAATGGAAGGGTCCAGACAAAATAAGTAGGATATATGGTGACTGGATTGATGACATTGAATAG